From the genome of Malus sylvestris chromosome 6, drMalSylv7.2, whole genome shotgun sequence, one region includes:
- the LOC126625576 gene encoding probable indole-3-pyruvate monooxygenase YUCCA8, translating into MLRRRENSLPAILDFEQRKRQLGYDETSGFWRVKTVTSTESTRSEVEYICRWLIVAIGENAECVVPEINGLSEFGAEDMHACEYKSGENFREKKVLVGCGNSGMEVSLDLCNIRALSSLKDLKSKKSLSFKLHGGGGTAGVPKEFRCLISGELMADPVVLATGKDENGCITMDELATVIRSLD; encoded by the exons ATGCTACGGAGACGGGAGAATTCGCTTCCAGCG ATACTTGACTTTGAGCAGCGGAAGAGGCAGCTAGGGTACGATGAGACAAGCGGTTTCTGGAGAGTCAAGACCGTTACCTCAACCGAGTCGACCCGGTCTGAGGTTGAGTACATTTGCAGGTGGCTCATCGTTGCCATCGGCGAAAATGCCGAGTGTGTCGTGCCAGAAATCAACGGCTTGTCGGAGTTTGGAGCTGAAGATATGCACGCGTGTGAGTACAAGTCTGGTGAAAATTTCAGGGAAAAGAAAGTACTTGTTGGGTGTGGAAACTCCGGCATGGAAGTCTCTCTTGACCTCTGCAACATCAGAGCCTTGTCTTCTTTGAAAGACTTGAAGTCCAAAAAGTCTCTCTCTTTCAAGCTTCACGGCGGCGGCGGCACTGCTGGCGTTCCTAAAGAGTTCAGATGCCTTATTTCCGGAGAGCTCATGGCCGACCCTGTTGTCTTAGCCACAGGAAAGGATGAAAATGGTTGCATTACTATGGATGAACTGGCGACAGTGATTCGGTCTCTGGATTAG